The Pseudarthrobacter sulfonivorans genome includes a window with the following:
- a CDS encoding NADH:flavin oxidoreductase/NADH oxidase, protein MPALFQPLKLRSLELTHRGWVSPMCQYSCGPDGAPGVPNDWHLMHLGSFAAGGAALILTEAAAVNAAGRISPRDAGLYNDEQAEAWQRITSFVHRHGAAEAKIGAQLAHAGRKASAYWPFAGQRGSVPESDGGWPTVGPSRLAFDGFAEPAAMTEAQIQDVISDFAAAAVRAVDAGFDTVEIHGAHGYLLHQFQSPLINTRTDSWGGDEAGRNRLMLAVVDAVRNVIPESMPLLLRISATDWAPGGVDVQASVRLAAQAAEHGVDLIDVSSGGAVAHQDIRPGPGYQTEFSARIRREAGVPTGTVGLLTSAGQAEHAVATGQADGVFIARAALRDPHWWLRAAFELGHDLPWAPQYERAMPRHSF, encoded by the coding sequence GTGCCGGCCCTGTTCCAGCCGCTCAAGCTCCGCTCCCTGGAGCTCACGCACCGCGGCTGGGTATCACCCATGTGCCAGTACAGCTGCGGTCCCGACGGCGCCCCGGGGGTTCCGAACGACTGGCACCTGATGCATCTGGGCTCCTTCGCCGCGGGCGGCGCCGCGTTGATCCTCACCGAGGCGGCCGCCGTGAACGCGGCCGGCAGGATCAGCCCCCGCGATGCCGGGCTGTACAACGACGAACAGGCCGAGGCCTGGCAGCGGATCACGTCCTTTGTGCACCGGCACGGTGCCGCGGAAGCGAAGATCGGCGCCCAGCTTGCCCACGCCGGCCGGAAAGCGTCCGCCTACTGGCCGTTCGCCGGGCAGCGGGGGAGCGTCCCGGAGTCCGACGGCGGCTGGCCCACGGTGGGGCCGTCACGGCTTGCCTTCGACGGCTTTGCCGAACCCGCCGCGATGACCGAGGCGCAGATCCAGGACGTCATTTCCGACTTCGCGGCCGCCGCAGTGCGTGCCGTGGACGCCGGGTTCGACACCGTGGAGATCCATGGCGCGCACGGCTACCTCCTGCACCAGTTCCAAAGCCCGCTGATCAATACGCGGACCGATTCCTGGGGCGGGGATGAGGCCGGACGGAACCGGCTGATGCTCGCCGTCGTTGATGCCGTCCGCAACGTCATCCCCGAATCCATGCCCCTGCTGCTGCGGATTTCAGCCACCGATTGGGCGCCGGGCGGCGTCGATGTCCAGGCTTCGGTCCGGCTGGCCGCCCAGGCGGCAGAACACGGAGTGGACCTCATCGACGTCTCCAGCGGCGGGGCCGTGGCCCATCAGGACATCAGGCCGGGTCCGGGCTACCAGACGGAGTTCTCCGCACGCATCCGCCGGGAAGCCGGTGTGCCCACAGGCACCGTGGGCCTGCTCACTTCCGCAGGCCAGGCCGAGCATGCCGTGGCCACCGGGCAGGCCGACGGCGTGTTTATTGCCCGGGCCGCGCTCCGGGATCCGCACTGGTGGCTCCGTGCGGCGTTTGAACTGGGGCATGACCTCCCCTGGGCACCGCAGTACGAACGGGCCATGCCGCGGCATTCGTTCTAG
- a CDS encoding ABC transporter ATP-binding protein, producing MTAAHPDPHSDPVVHAGPVPALSIRGLAKRFGGKIAVDGISLDVPAGSFFGIVGPNGAGKTTTLSMATGLLRPDFGTAVVHGVDVWARPLEAKKLMGILPDGVRLFDRLTGEQLVTYAGLLRGMDKDVVASRVGELLSALDLSEDAGTLVVDYSAGMTKKIALASALIHAPRLLVLDEPFESVDPVSAANIRSILDSYVASGGTVIVSSHVMDLVQRMCDHVAVVAAGRLLATGTVDEVRAGATLEERFVQLVGGRNHTEGLEWLRTS from the coding sequence ATGACTGCTGCGCATCCTGATCCCCACTCTGATCCGGTGGTGCACGCCGGGCCGGTTCCTGCCTTGTCCATCCGCGGCCTCGCCAAGCGTTTCGGCGGAAAAATCGCCGTGGACGGCATCAGCCTCGACGTCCCGGCAGGTTCATTCTTTGGCATCGTGGGGCCCAACGGCGCCGGCAAGACCACCACGTTGTCGATGGCCACCGGCCTGCTGCGGCCCGACTTCGGGACAGCCGTTGTCCACGGGGTGGACGTCTGGGCCCGGCCGCTGGAGGCCAAGAAGCTGATGGGCATCCTCCCTGACGGTGTCCGCCTCTTTGACCGGCTCACCGGCGAACAGCTGGTCACCTACGCCGGGCTGCTGCGTGGCATGGACAAAGACGTGGTGGCCTCCCGCGTGGGGGAGCTGTTGTCCGCCCTGGACCTCAGCGAGGACGCCGGGACCCTCGTGGTGGACTATTCGGCCGGCATGACAAAAAAGATCGCTCTCGCCTCGGCCTTGATCCACGCCCCGCGGCTGCTGGTGCTCGATGAACCCTTCGAGTCCGTGGATCCCGTCTCGGCGGCCAACATCCGGTCCATCCTGGACAGTTATGTAGCCTCCGGCGGGACGGTGATCGTCTCGAGCCACGTTATGGACCTGGTCCAGCGTATGTGCGACCACGTCGCCGTGGTGGCGGCCGGAAGGCTCCTCGCCACCGGGACCGTGGACGAAGTCCGCGCCGGGGCAACGCTGGAAGAAAGGTTTGTCCAGCTCGTCGGCGGACGCAACCACACGGAAGGCCTGGAATGGTTGCGCACCTCCTAA